In Bradyrhizobium erythrophlei, a single genomic region encodes these proteins:
- the cpaB gene encoding Flp pilus assembly protein CpaB, with translation MNIARIVVLTIALSAGGVAAYLASGIDSKPPAPVEAVVQIKTVDILVAKSDIGLGQTLTANDMIWETWPAGTTSSNFIRRSDRPDATNQVAGSIARAPFVAGEPIREAKLVKADGSGFMAAILSSGYRAVSTEISAETGAGGFILPNDRVDVILTRREKNPNPTQPDLVVSQIALANIRVLAIDQAPKEKEGTNNVIGRTVTLELKSEQTTALAAARQAGTLSLALRSIADANQVSVSANETTQRPGVNVVRYGVNNPPAPVLK, from the coding sequence ATGAACATCGCCCGCATTGTCGTTCTGACTATCGCCCTCAGCGCCGGCGGCGTTGCCGCCTATCTCGCCAGCGGAATCGACAGCAAGCCACCGGCTCCTGTCGAAGCCGTCGTCCAGATCAAGACCGTCGATATCCTGGTGGCGAAGTCCGACATCGGCCTTGGCCAGACGTTGACCGCCAACGACATGATCTGGGAGACTTGGCCGGCTGGGACCACGAGCAGTAACTTCATTCGCCGCAGCGATCGCCCGGACGCCACGAACCAGGTCGCTGGCTCGATCGCGCGCGCTCCCTTTGTCGCCGGCGAGCCCATCCGCGAAGCCAAACTGGTGAAAGCCGACGGCTCCGGCTTCATGGCCGCGATCCTGTCGAGCGGATATCGCGCCGTATCGACGGAAATTTCCGCGGAGACCGGCGCCGGTGGATTCATTCTGCCCAACGACCGGGTCGACGTCATTCTCACGCGCCGCGAGAAGAATCCAAACCCAACTCAGCCCGATCTCGTCGTTTCCCAAATCGCCCTGGCCAATATTCGCGTGCTCGCCATCGACCAGGCCCCGAAGGAAAAAGAGGGCACCAATAACGTCATCGGCCGGACGGTCACGCTTGAACTGAAGTCCGAGCAAACCACCGCTCTCGCCGCAGCACGACAGGCCGGAACGCTGTCGCTGGCGCTGCGCAGCATCGCCGACGCCAACCAGGTCTCGGTCAGCGCGAACGAAACAACTCAGCGTCCCGGCGTCAACGTGGTCCGCTACGGCGTCAACAACCCGCCCGCGCCCGTCTTGAAATGA
- a CDS encoding TetR/AcrR family transcriptional regulator, whose translation MADQLSASDWLDQGIRTLAQDGFTALKAEPLAKAMGVSRGSFYWHFADVEAFHAEILKYWREIAAERIIDDVEAAAGKHNALEFLLHRVFGERLALENAVRRWAVVDPAARAAVRAIDKRRLAYVERLLLDTGISRDTARARAQILYWAYLGFALSDRPLPQARQQAVVAEMLRLASP comes from the coding sequence ATGGCAGATCAGCTCTCCGCCAGCGACTGGTTGGATCAGGGCATCAGGACGCTCGCCCAGGACGGCTTTACGGCGCTGAAAGCCGAGCCGCTGGCCAAGGCCATGGGCGTGTCACGCGGCAGCTTTTACTGGCACTTCGCCGATGTCGAAGCGTTCCATGCGGAAATTCTCAAATATTGGCGCGAGATCGCTGCTGAGCGAATTATCGACGATGTCGAAGCCGCCGCTGGAAAGCACAATGCGCTGGAATTTCTGCTGCACCGAGTATTCGGCGAGAGGCTGGCGCTGGAAAACGCAGTTCGTCGCTGGGCGGTGGTCGATCCGGCGGCAAGGGCCGCCGTGCGGGCGATCGACAAGCGCCGGCTGGCCTATGTCGAGCGTCTGTTGCTCGACACCGGGATTTCGCGGGACACCGCCCGCGCACGGGCGCAAATTCTCTATTGGGCCTATCTCGGCTTTGCGCTTTCGGACCGGCCTTTGCCTCAAGCCCGGCAACAGGCGGTGGTAGCCGAAATGCTCCGCCTCGCATCGCCGTAA